A single Saccharolobus shibatae B12 DNA region contains:
- a CDS encoding acetamidase/formamidase family protein yields MQYTIHAITHNKWDNSLPPIMTITDGDIITVETKEASDGQVTPSSTEKDLLKLDFSKIHPLTGPIEVKGAEPGDALEIEFLDFRHKGWGWTGVLPGFGFLADEQYTAPIDLQGPALKIWKVDERYAYAKFGDLNVKVPIYPFPGVIGTALPYRGKLSTIPPRENGGNMDIKHLTIGTKLYLPVFVSGALLSIGDTHLAQGDGEVCGTAIEALMEVTMKVRLIKNVGLTQPLFVAKKVKEMEYDEYIAYPGIDPNLWNAAKKAIKGIISMLSKHMTPVEAYILASVAVNLRVSEVVDVPNWIVTAYLPKNIFDMNVDVF; encoded by the coding sequence ATGCAATATACTATTCATGCAATAACCCACAACAAATGGGATAATTCCTTACCCCCAATTATGACGATAACTGATGGGGATATTATAACAGTAGAGACTAAAGAGGCCTCTGATGGCCAAGTCACGCCCTCATCTACAGAAAAGGATCTACTAAAACTAGACTTCTCTAAGATTCACCCATTAACCGGTCCCATAGAGGTAAAGGGTGCAGAACCTGGAGATGCTTTAGAAATAGAGTTTCTGGATTTTAGGCATAAGGGATGGGGATGGACTGGAGTACTCCCTGGATTTGGATTTCTTGCTGATGAACAATATACTGCACCTATAGATCTCCAAGGCCCTGCCCTCAAGATTTGGAAAGTTGATGAGAGATACGCTTACGCCAAGTTTGGTGATTTAAACGTTAAAGTCCCCATATATCCTTTCCCTGGTGTAATAGGAACTGCATTACCATATAGGGGAAAGCTGAGTACAATACCTCCCAGAGAAAACGGAGGAAACATGGACATAAAGCACTTAACCATAGGCACTAAGTTATATCTCCCAGTGTTTGTAAGTGGAGCGCTACTTTCCATAGGTGATACTCACTTGGCTCAAGGAGATGGTGAGGTATGTGGAACTGCAATAGAGGCCCTCATGGAGGTTACAATGAAGGTTAGGTTAATTAAAAATGTTGGTCTAACTCAACCACTCTTCGTAGCCAAGAAAGTAAAGGAAATGGAATATGACGAATATATAGCTTATCCCGGTATAGATCCTAACTTGTGGAATGCGGCAAAAAAGGCTATTAAGGGAATAATCTCTATGTTGTCCAAACACATGACCCCAGTAGAGGCTTATATATTGGCTAGTGTTGCAGTAAATCTTAGGGTCAGTGAGGTAGTCGATGTTCCCAACTGGATAGTTACAGCGTACTTGCCAAAAAATATCTTCGACATGAATGTGGATGTGTTCTGA
- a CDS encoding long-chain fatty acid--CoA ligase has product MDSTIMDYNLNIKSIFWRIEKLYKDREIISRTHEGIVRYKYSDFALRVRKLASLLKANGIAGETVASIAWNTHRHLELYFAVPLLGGVLHTVNVRFHESEMDYVIKAIGDRAVFMDKDIAYRNSTLPTFIFDETYDENVNSQEPTKDFSDVDEKEGAIACFTSGTTGKPKGVVYSHRSIFIHSLSLLTADVLGISSSDTVMPIVPMFHISAWDLPFASLMTGAKLVLPGPRPKAEDIVKLIKEFKVTVGVGAPTIWIDVVNYVERENLDLPLKVVVTGGAEPPLGLIKKLKELGVKTYHAWGMTETEAIATVNKSDNIERMSEQGYPIPAFEITLMDPEGNELPWDGKSTGELVARGAFVTKMYLNDKPDTQIRWFRTGDVARINPDGSVKVVDRLKDLIKSGGEWISSVDLENAIMSYEKVLEAVVVGVKDEKWGERPIALVVKKPGREIGEHEIIEYLKSLNKFPKWWLPDKIIFVDSIPKTSTGKLDKKLVRDQLRSMLESNK; this is encoded by the coding sequence ATGGATTCAACAATAATGGACTACAATCTCAATATTAAATCCATTTTCTGGAGAATAGAAAAATTGTATAAAGATAGAGAAATCATATCTAGAACCCATGAGGGAATAGTCCGTTACAAATATTCTGATTTCGCATTAAGGGTTAGGAAATTGGCATCTCTCTTGAAGGCCAATGGTATAGCAGGGGAAACAGTTGCCTCAATTGCGTGGAATACTCATAGACATTTAGAGTTGTACTTCGCAGTTCCTTTACTAGGCGGAGTCTTGCATACAGTTAATGTGAGGTTTCACGAATCTGAAATGGATTATGTAATTAAGGCAATAGGTGACAGAGCGGTATTTATGGACAAGGACATAGCTTATAGGAATTCCACCTTACCTACTTTCATCTTTGATGAAACATATGATGAAAACGTAAATTCACAAGAACCGACCAAGGACTTCAGTGACGTAGATGAAAAGGAGGGTGCAATAGCTTGTTTTACTTCGGGTACAACCGGGAAGCCAAAGGGAGTTGTATACAGTCATAGGAGTATATTCATTCACTCTCTCTCACTATTAACAGCCGACGTACTAGGTATTTCATCTTCTGACACAGTAATGCCAATAGTTCCCATGTTTCACATATCAGCATGGGACTTACCATTTGCGTCACTTATGACCGGGGCAAAATTAGTTTTACCTGGTCCTAGGCCTAAGGCTGAGGATATAGTAAAATTGATAAAGGAATTCAAGGTCACGGTGGGAGTTGGAGCTCCGACTATATGGATTGATGTCGTAAATTACGTGGAAAGGGAGAATCTGGATCTACCACTAAAGGTCGTAGTTACTGGTGGTGCTGAGCCACCACTAGGATTGATCAAGAAACTGAAGGAACTTGGAGTCAAGACTTATCACGCTTGGGGAATGACTGAAACTGAGGCTATAGCTACGGTGAACAAGAGCGATAATATAGAGAGGATGTCAGAACAAGGCTATCCAATTCCAGCGTTTGAAATTACATTAATGGACCCAGAAGGAAATGAGTTACCTTGGGATGGAAAATCGACCGGTGAGTTAGTGGCAAGAGGGGCGTTTGTAACTAAAATGTATCTTAACGATAAACCCGATACACAAATTAGGTGGTTTAGGACTGGAGATGTGGCAAGGATAAATCCAGATGGAAGCGTGAAAGTTGTAGACAGGCTAAAGGACTTAATTAAAAGTGGTGGAGAGTGGATAAGTAGCGTTGATCTGGAAAACGCTATCATGTCATATGAGAAGGTATTAGAGGCAGTAGTTGTTGGAGTTAAGGATGAAAAGTGGGGCGAAAGGCCAATTGCCCTTGTTGTAAAGAAGCCAGGGAGAGAGATTGGTGAACATGAAATAATAGAGTACTTGAAGTCGTTAAATAAATTTCCAAAATGGTGGCTTCCAGACAAGATAATATTCGTCGATTCAATACCAAAAACTAGTACTGGCAAACTCGACAAGAAATTGGTAAGGGATCAGCTGAGATCAATGCTAGAAAGCAACAAGTGA